The Peptostreptococcaceae bacterium nucleotide sequence ATTAGTCCGATGCCAGCGAAGACAATGCTGTAAATTATTGATAAGAATATTGCCTGCTCTGCGGCCACCTTTGCCTCTTCCTTCCTGCCCGCCCCCAAAAACCTCGCTATTAGCGAGCTGGCCCCAATACCGGTTCCGACGCCTATGGATATAAGAACCAATTGGATGGGATAAGCCAAAGAAATAGCGGACAATGCCGCTTTGCTCAGGTGTCCAACATATATGCTGTCAACAACATTATAGAGAGCCTGTATTACCATCGAAAAAATCCCCGGCAGCGAAAGTCTTAGCAGCAAAGAAAAAACCGGATCTTCCCCCAGCCTGTTGCTTGTAGGATTTTGTCTTTTTTTATTTATATTCATTGCGAGAACCCGCTTTCGTATATTTGAGTGTATAACAGCTTCCCATTTTTTATGTCTTCATCAAACTTAACCGCAATAAAAACCCTCACTCAGCGTCATCCTCCCATTCCGAAAGAACCTGCTCCAGGGCAGCAATTTGCGCGCACATAGCTATATCCATGGACTCGCCCCTTCCTTCTAAATCGTTTCCCTGATTCACATAAAGGTCGTCAAGCTGCTTTCTTAAGTCCTCTCTGCTGAAGGATTCGTCAGATTCTCTTAGGTTATTGAAATTGTAATATACATTGTTGAATATTTTTTCAAATTTTTCTTCTTTCCAATTTTGCAGAAACATTTTTTTCACGCCTTTCTAAATAATTTCCAAAAACCCTTTGCGTTTTTTATAGAATGGAATCCAAGAATTCCCTTGCATATTCACTTTTCGGATTCTCCATTATAGCCTTTGCCTGTCCGATTTCTACTATTCTACCTTCGTGCATAATAGCTATTCTATCGCAAATTTTCTTTGCTGTGTTCAAATCCTTGCTAATAAAGAGATAGCTCGTTCCGTAAAGCTCCTTAATCTTCTGTATTGTATCGATAACTTGCCCCCTGATTGATGCATCCAGTCTATCGGTGGGTTCATCCAATACTATCAAATCAGGTCGCCATAATGTGGCAAGAGCTATGCCCACCTTCTTAACATCCATTTCATCCAATCGGCTTATATAGCAATAAGCGATGGACGGATTCAGTCCGACAATCTCCAAAACCTCCATCATTTCCAGCGGCTCCCGGTTTTTTTGAATTCTTTTGCAGCTGATAATCGATTCGCCTATGACCTCTCCTATTGTCAACCGGCTATCAACATGCTGCGCAACATCTTGAAAGACAATCTGGATTTTCCCATGTATTCCTTTTTTTTCTTTTCCCTTCAATTTTCCAATGTCCTTGCCTCTGAATTCAATTCTGCCGTAATCTGGAACGCCGAGCCCTGCAATCAATTCTCCAAGGGTCGTTTTCCCGCTCTCATGTCCCCCGATAAGCCCAAGCGTTTCATTTTCAAATATCTCTAGGCTTGCATAGTCTAAGGCTTTCGCAATTATCTTGGGGCCAAGCAGATTTTTCCGACAGATATATTCTTTCCTTAAATGGATTGCTTCAAGCAGTGCCCTCATAACTCTTCCCCTCCCACGGGATTGAAGCATCTGACCTTATGAAGGCCCTCCCCGGCAAGCTTGGGCATCTCGTTCGCGCAAACATATTTTCTGCGCTCACAGCGTTCTATGAAGGGGCATCTCAATGTATTGTCACCAAATCGTGTCTGGCCCCCGGGCAATGCATACATGTCTTCATCTTTTTCTATTGCCGACTCAATGCTTCGAACGAGACCCGCAGAATACGGATGGTCGGCGCCTTCAATAAATTGATTCACCGTTCCCTCCTCCACAACTATTCCATGATACATTACTATGATCCTATCGCTAAGGAGTCTTGCCAGTTCGAAATCCTTTGTCATTACGATTATGGATATCCTATACTGAATAGCGATTCTCTTTAAAAGTACCAGCATCCCCTTTTTCGCCATGCCGCCATAGTCTTCCGCAGGCTCATCAATAATCAGTATTTTAGGTCTGGGTATGGCAGCCATTGCCAAGCCTATTCTATATAACAGTTCATCTTCAAGCTGGGATGCGTAGGCCTTTTTTATCCTCTTTGGGTCTTCAATTCCGAGGTTTTCAAGGACTTCGTCGACTCCGTTCTGCACGCTCTCAAGCCGGTAGTGTCCTGCCAATCCCTTCAATTGCCTGCCTATGGTCAGGTAGGGATTAAGCACGCTTCTCGGATTGCCGAATACATATGCAATTTCACTGCCCCGAATTTTTCTCAAATCGGATTCATCCATAGAAAGAATATCCTGCTCTAGATAAAGAGCCTCTCCGGATATATTATATTCATTTCTGTTTAAAAGCCCGAGCAAGGCCTTTGGCAAATATTCCTTGCCGCTGCCGCTTTCCCCGACTATTCCCAATATGCCGCCCTGTTCAAGCTGAAAATCCATGTTTCTTATAAGCTTTGCCGTTTTTCCACTACGCTTCTCGGAAACAGAAAGATTGCCAATCCTAAGTATTGTTTTGTGCCTCATGGTTACCCTCCTATCGGCCGAGCTTGATAATTGTCTTAACTATTATGTTGCCAAGGTCTTCAATATCCATCGAGCTCCCGGGATATGGCTCAAAGCCAATCGTTATTGTATCAATATTATTTTCTTCGAACATTTTTCCATTGGAAATGCTTTGCATTCGGCTATATTCGTAAGGATAATCCTTTTCATGCAGAATAGTCCTTATTCTGCTGTCTACGATTGCCGAGTAACCTGGATTGTCCATTTCCGCTTTGTAGGCCACACTCCCGGAGGCCTCTTCATAAACCCCTGTCAAATCAATATATAGAGCGACATTTTCCTTGCTAAATGGCATGTGCTCCGCAAAGTAATCCATTCCCTCTCGATTTGCACCTCCCGACGAATCGAAAAATGCAAAAACAATTGTCTGTTCTATCCTGTCTTTCCTTCGAGCCAGCTGCCTCGCAAGCTCAAGTCCGAATTCTATCTTTCCGCTCTTTATAGGTTCATACTGCCAGCCATATGACAATCCAACGATTATTATTTCTTGCTTTGCGCGTTCCGTGTTTTCCATCTCTCCTAAAACATAGACACCTTGGCCATCGTTTGATTTCGATATTTGCCTGTAAGAAAGTTCCCCTATCCCATTAGCTAAAGCTTGAGCTAGCTCTTCGCTTATAGTCAGAATCGGTTTTGCAGACGGATTGCTTCCCTGCGCAGTGTAACGATATTCCATCTCGTCTCTGACAAGGAGAACGCCTCTTGCCCCATATTCCGAAAGCAATTTCTCTGCAAAATTAATAATATCCCCGTCGCTATACCTGCGCTTTCCAATCATTACCCAATAGCCCGAAAAATCCCGATGGCTTTCCTCCAATGAATAATAGTCCATTCCTCGTCCGTCGAATACCTTTCCGGATACATCGAATCTACCGAAGGTTTCCGCAAAGTAATCCGTGCCGGCCAAGTAGTTAATTTTTTCTTCTCCCGCGGCAAATGTCAGCTCATCGTAAATTGGCGAATAGCTTTCTTTTCTTTCATAGCTTTGTATAAGGGAATCCGAAACCGGTGAAAAACCTATCATTTCCAATTCAGAGGCTATCAGATTGGCTCTTTCACTGACCTCTACGCTGCCGGGAATCAGCTCTCCGGTTCTTTCGAAGTCT carries:
- a CDS encoding ATP-binding cassette domain-containing protein → MRALLEAIHLRKEYICRKNLLGPKIIAKALDYASLEIFENETLGLIGGHESGKTTLGELIAGLGVPDYGRIEFRGKDIGKLKGKEKKGIHGKIQIVFQDVAQHVDSRLTIGEVIGESIISCKRIQKNREPLEMMEVLEIVGLNPSIAYCYISRLDEMDVKKVGIALATLWRPDLIVLDEPTDRLDASIRGQVIDTIQKIKELYGTSYLFISKDLNTAKKICDRIAIMHEGRIVEIGQAKAIMENPKSEYAREFLDSIL
- a CDS encoding ABC transporter ATP-binding protein; protein product: MRHKTILRIGNLSVSEKRSGKTAKLIRNMDFQLEQGGILGIVGESGSGKEYLPKALLGLLNRNEYNISGEALYLEQDILSMDESDLRKIRGSEIAYVFGNPRSVLNPYLTIGRQLKGLAGHYRLESVQNGVDEVLENLGIEDPKRIKKAYASQLEDELLYRIGLAMAAIPRPKILIIDEPAEDYGGMAKKGMLVLLKRIAIQYRISIIVMTKDFELARLLSDRIIVMYHGIVVEEGTVNQFIEGADHPYSAGLVRSIESAIEKDEDMYALPGGQTRFGDNTLRCPFIERCERRKYVCANEMPKLAGEGLHKVRCFNPVGGEEL
- a CDS encoding MATE family efflux transporter, yielding MNINKKRQNPTSNRLGEDPVFSLLLRLSLPGIFSMVIQALYNVVDSIYVGHLSKAALSAISLAYPIQLVLISIGVGTGIGASSLIARFLGAGRKEEAKVAAEQAIFLSIIYSIVFAGIGL